In one Pseudodesulfovibrio tunisiensis genomic region, the following are encoded:
- a CDS encoding tyrosine-type recombinase/integrase — protein MAFQKKGSQWWYVTVRERDTGRVLTFKAKTRSEADALALEYRAKKKRKDMGVSPIVGTSPTFRELAVEHLRMLKPETAQNELYYVNQLYIPLFGHKPIEFFTSSDLRDALKALQDRGLKPNTIKRRMGFLRALLNRAAKNGYIENAPAIPVPCGEDEVIVPPSRNELKRLLEQAPPHLFRAILLAVYTGIRAGKSELLALTWADVDMEAKTIRVTSAKKGGLPWREIPIAPQLFTHLRKWKSEDEANGDVYLIHYKGKHVASIKKAWNAAKERAGITRRLRMYDLRHAFVTNLVSAGVDLTTAAYLAGHADPSTTAKVYRHIQSKDTQEAIQKVGAIFTDSAEPSKK, from the coding sequence GTGGCTTTTCAAAAAAAAGGATCACAGTGGTGGTACGTAACCGTACGCGAGCGGGACACGGGACGCGTTTTGACTTTCAAGGCAAAAACCCGATCCGAAGCAGACGCCCTTGCCTTGGAGTATCGAGCCAAAAAGAAACGCAAGGACATGGGGGTCAGCCCAATAGTAGGCACCTCCCCAACCTTTCGAGAGCTTGCTGTCGAACATTTAAGAATGCTCAAACCGGAAACCGCTCAAAACGAACTCTATTATGTCAACCAGTTATACATTCCCCTGTTCGGACACAAGCCTATTGAATTCTTCACATCATCAGACCTTCGAGATGCACTGAAAGCCTTGCAGGACAGAGGGCTGAAGCCAAACACCATCAAACGACGCATGGGATTCCTTCGAGCCCTGCTCAACCGCGCGGCCAAAAACGGCTACATTGAAAACGCCCCCGCCATTCCAGTACCTTGCGGTGAAGATGAAGTAATCGTCCCACCTTCACGAAATGAGTTGAAACGGCTATTGGAGCAAGCACCTCCACACCTTTTCCGAGCCATCCTCCTGGCCGTATACACAGGCATTAGGGCAGGGAAATCGGAACTGCTGGCGCTGACCTGGGCCGATGTAGACATGGAAGCCAAAACAATCCGCGTTACGTCGGCCAAAAAAGGCGGCTTGCCTTGGCGAGAGATCCCGATTGCACCTCAGCTCTTCACGCACCTTCGGAAATGGAAAAGTGAGGATGAGGCAAATGGGGACGTTTATTTGATCCACTACAAGGGAAAGCATGTCGCCAGCATAAAAAAGGCATGGAACGCAGCCAAGGAACGTGCAGGAATCACACGCCGCCTTAGAATGTATGACCTCAGACATGCCTTTGTCACCAATCTCGTCAGCGCGGGAGTAGACCTCACAACCGCCGCCTACCTCGCAGGCCATGCCGATCCGTCAACAACCGCAAAAGTCTACCGCCACATTCAAAGCAAGGACACCCAAGAAGCCATCCAAAAAGTCGGAGCCATTTTCACAGACTCGGCCGAACCCAGCAAAAAGTAG
- a CDS encoding helix-turn-helix domain-containing protein, with amino-acid sequence MLTESGWSQTNLARASQVPQSTISKILNGASKGIHSSTLEKLWPYLYGDQRPHSKKKSGGDRAKG; translated from the coding sequence ATGCTGACTGAAAGTGGTTGGAGTCAAACAAACCTCGCTAGGGCCAGCCAAGTACCTCAGTCAACAATATCCAAAATTTTGAATGGGGCAAGCAAGGGCATTCATAGCTCCACCTTGGAAAAGCTGTGGCCATACCTCTACGGAGATCAACGCCCTCACTCAAAGAAAAAGTCGGGAGGGGATCGTGCAAAAGGATAG
- a CDS encoding TraK family protein, whose protein sequence is MVQKDRGFARVEFIANQPEILEQLRKGHTRRAVYDELASKGKITMSYQRFCHYVSGKGRTKRVSVQPVVSIESTSVSASSSKPFDHNNQVTEETRHRLLGDE, encoded by the coding sequence ATCGTGCAAAAGGATAGAGGTTTCGCACGAGTCGAGTTCATCGCGAATCAGCCTGAGATTCTGGAGCAGCTCCGGAAAGGGCATACGCGGCGGGCGGTTTATGACGAACTGGCCAGCAAGGGGAAAATCACGATGAGCTATCAGCGGTTCTGTCATTACGTGAGCGGGAAGGGAAGAACAAAAAGAGTTTCCGTGCAGCCCGTGGTTTCGATTGAATCGACCTCCGTTTCCGCTTCTTCATCCAAGCCCTTCGATCACAACAACCAGGTTACCGAGGAGACGCGTCATCGTCTTCTTGGTGACGAGTAA
- a CDS encoding conjugal transfer protein TraL: protein MATINMILQGKGGVGKSLAAGLLSQYFLEAGRKTVCIDTDPVNATLAGYRALDAIALDIMNGGDDVDPRQFDRLVDAIVTLPEDTQVVVDNGAATFLPFCSYLAENAVFDVLHDSGQTVRLHSVVTGGQAILDTLNGLDSLITNFEGKPLYVWLNPFFGPITSNGKPFEEFPVFRDHMSSFEAVIRLPNKRKETFGRDLENLLADRLSFTEALTGDRYSIMVRQRLRMMWREIRAELDKANL, encoded by the coding sequence ATGGCGACCATCAACATGATTCTGCAGGGAAAGGGCGGTGTCGGGAAGAGTCTGGCTGCCGGGCTGCTGTCCCAGTATTTTCTGGAAGCTGGGCGGAAGACCGTCTGCATCGACACCGATCCCGTGAATGCCACGCTGGCCGGATATCGGGCGCTCGACGCCATTGCACTGGACATCATGAACGGGGGCGACGACGTGGATCCGCGCCAGTTCGACCGGCTGGTGGACGCCATCGTGACCCTGCCCGAGGACACGCAGGTCGTGGTGGACAACGGTGCGGCGACCTTTCTGCCGTTCTGCTCCTATCTGGCGGAAAACGCGGTGTTCGACGTGCTGCACGACTCCGGCCAGACCGTCCGGCTGCATAGCGTGGTCACTGGCGGTCAGGCCATTCTGGACACGCTGAACGGACTGGATTCCCTGATCACGAATTTCGAGGGAAAACCGCTCTATGTCTGGCTCAATCCGTTTTTCGGACCCATCACCAGCAACGGCAAGCCCTTCGAGGAATTCCCGGTCTTCCGCGACCACATGTCGAGCTTCGAGGCCGTGATTCGGCTGCCGAACAAGCGCAAGGAGACCTTTGGCCGCGATCTGGAAAATCTGTTGGCGGACCGCCTGAGCTTTACCGAGGCCCTGACCGGGGATCGGTATTCCATCATGGTCCGGCAGCGGCTGCGGATGATGTGGCGCGAAATCCGCGCGGAACTGGACAAGGCCAATCTGTAG
- the trbB gene encoding P-type conjugative transfer ATPase TrbB, protein MIDERLRRSLEHSLGPVIMDALADPNVVEIFVNPDGRLWVERLGEPMKVVGEMSAVDTARVISLIASSLEESVARENPIVEGELPLDGSRFEGLLNPVVPRPIFNIRKKADRIFTLAEYENAHIMSPAHHWEIRCAIESRKNILVVGGTGSGKTTLVNGIIDSISDMCPGDRLVVIEDTCELQSSGENTVFLRSTTFVPIATLVRATMRLRPDRILVGEVRGGEALELLKAWNTGHPGGVATVHANSARGGLFRLEQLVAEASRSPMPSLIGEAVDLVVFIRRTPTSRKVAEVVRVSGFDAVSRKYILEFVDA, encoded by the coding sequence ATGATTGACGAACGTCTGCGCAGAAGCCTTGAGCACAGTCTCGGTCCGGTGATCATGGACGCACTGGCCGACCCGAACGTGGTGGAGATTTTCGTGAATCCCGACGGGCGGCTCTGGGTGGAACGTCTGGGGGAACCCATGAAGGTGGTGGGGGAGATGTCCGCCGTGGACACCGCGCGCGTGATTTCGCTCATCGCCAGTTCGCTCGAGGAATCTGTGGCCCGGGAGAATCCCATCGTGGAAGGGGAGCTGCCCCTTGATGGAAGCCGATTCGAAGGGCTGCTGAATCCCGTGGTGCCGCGTCCCATCTTCAACATTCGCAAGAAGGCGGACCGGATTTTCACACTGGCGGAATACGAAAATGCCCACATCATGTCTCCCGCGCATCACTGGGAAATCCGGTGCGCCATCGAGAGCCGGAAGAACATTCTGGTCGTGGGCGGCACCGGCTCGGGCAAGACCACGCTGGTCAACGGCATCATCGATTCCATTTCCGACATGTGTCCCGGGGATCGGCTCGTGGTGATCGAGGATACCTGCGAGTTGCAGAGCTCCGGGGAAAACACGGTGTTTCTGCGTTCCACCACGTTCGTCCCCATTGCCACGCTGGTGCGCGCCACCATGCGGCTTCGGCCCGACCGGATTCTGGTCGGCGAAGTGCGCGGGGGCGAGGCTCTGGAATTGCTCAAGGCATGGAACACGGGCCATCCCGGCGGCGTGGCCACGGTGCATGCGAATTCCGCGCGTGGCGGTCTGTTCCGGCTGGAACAGCTTGTGGCCGAGGCGTCCAGATCGCCCATGCCCTCGCTGATCGGCGAGGCCGTGGATCTGGTCGTCTTCATCCGTCGCACACCGACCAGCCGCAAGGTGGCCGAAGTGGTGCGGGTCTCCGGCTTCGATGCCGTCAGCCGGAAGTACATTTTGGAGTTTGTCGATGCGTAA
- a CDS encoding TrbC/VirB2 family protein, with amino-acid sequence MRKTILLAALIAACLLPEAALASNGISEFNSPFEAVVGTITGDVGRYFAIAAMAVCGVTFIFKREEVSGAFKMLLGVVFGISFIAFAASIVDGVFVFTGALV; translated from the coding sequence ATGCGTAAAACGATTCTGCTTGCCGCGCTGATCGCGGCCTGTCTGCTGCCCGAAGCGGCTTTGGCTTCCAACGGCATTTCCGAGTTCAACAGTCCGTTTGAAGCCGTGGTCGGCACGATCACCGGTGATGTAGGCCGGTACTTTGCCATCGCGGCCATGGCCGTCTGCGGCGTGACGTTCATCTTCAAGCGCGAGGAGGTTTCCGGTGCCTTCAAGATGCTGCTCGGCGTGGTGTTCGGAATCTCGTTCATCGCGTTTGCCGCGTCCATCGTGGACGGAGTTTTCGTCTTTACCGGAGCGTTGGTATGA
- the trbD gene encoding conjugal transfer protein TrbD: MRRIPIHQSLLRPALILGAERDLLLCSGLLALLVGVGGFTLYSALAGFLFWVAASFVLRRMAKHDPVMSKVWLRHVRQQEFYPARSTFWRL; this comes from the coding sequence ATGAGGCGCATTCCGATCCACCAATCCCTGCTGCGGCCCGCTCTGATTCTGGGCGCGGAGCGTGACCTGCTTCTGTGTTCGGGCCTGCTCGCCCTGCTGGTCGGGGTAGGGGGCTTCACCCTGTATTCCGCTCTGGCCGGCTTCCTGTTCTGGGTCGCGGCCTCGTTCGTGCTCCGGCGCATGGCCAAGCATGATCCGGTGATGTCCAAGGTCTGGCTGCGCCATGTCCGGCAGCAGGAATTCTATCCGGCCCGGTCCACCTTCTGGAGGTTATGA
- a CDS encoding conjugal transfer protein TrbE (type IV secretion system ATPase VirB4 family) — protein sequence MLHLTDYRENAKGLPDLLPYAAMLDNGVVLCKDGSFLAAWEFRAQDTASSTDEELAFVSERVNQAFKNMDSGWMCHVDALRTPADGYPEPGLSHFPDCVTRTIDNERRLTFETCGAYYATRTVLSLTYRPELTTEKLNRLVYTNNRATSENPLTKHLSVFKTRCLELEDALASVMRLERLGETEFQDEHGVTQVRSALLSYLQECVTGTVQPVNLPQTPMYLDAVLGGVDLVGGLAPRVDGRELAVLSLDGLPLESWPAMLSALEGLPLASRFCSRFIFMDQVDALKELDRYRKTWRQQVFRIFDAMFNNPNARANRDALRMSEDAEEAIAAVQGAQVGAGFYTSCIVLMHEDANLLRDWTRELRREIQSLGFGCRIENVNALEAWLGTHPGNFFANVRRPMINTLNFADLLPLASIWPGRETNPSPLFPVGSPPLMQCATDGATPFRLNLHVGDLGHTLIFGPTGAGKSTLLGILAAQFRRYAGATVFCFDKGRSMYALCKAVGGTHYDVGSESDELAFCPLQHVDSEAEQGWAEEYVGNLVALQGVDVLPAHRNAMHQAMLLLRESPADMRSLTDFYHLLQDQELRAALEHYTTQGAMGRLLDAQTDTMNLSDFMVFELEELMNLGEKNLIPVLLNIFHRMESRLHGQPALLVLDEAWIMLGHPVFRAKIREWLKVMRKANVAVVLATQSLSDAVDSGIFDVLVESCPTKILLPNLAARQDRQVGLYQGMGLNSRQIDIVAQSVPKQDYYVISPEGRRLISLALGPLALSFVGVSDKESIAEIRKLEAEFGRKWPEEWVRLRRSHASFRK from the coding sequence ATGTTGCATCTCACGGACTATCGGGAAAACGCCAAGGGCTTGCCGGATCTGCTTCCCTATGCCGCCATGCTCGACAACGGCGTGGTGCTCTGCAAGGACGGCTCGTTTCTGGCGGCCTGGGAATTTCGTGCTCAGGACACGGCTTCTTCCACTGACGAGGAACTGGCGTTCGTGAGCGAGCGCGTGAATCAGGCGTTCAAAAACATGGATTCCGGCTGGATGTGCCATGTGGACGCGCTGCGCACGCCTGCGGACGGGTACCCCGAACCGGGACTGAGTCATTTCCCGGATTGCGTGACCCGAACCATCGACAATGAACGGCGGCTGACCTTCGAGACCTGCGGCGCGTACTACGCGACCCGCACGGTCCTGAGTCTGACGTATCGCCCCGAACTGACCACGGAAAAGCTGAACCGGCTGGTCTACACCAACAATCGGGCAACATCGGAAAATCCGCTGACCAAGCATCTCTCCGTGTTCAAGACCCGGTGTCTGGAGCTGGAAGACGCTCTGGCGTCGGTCATGCGGCTGGAACGCCTCGGGGAAACCGAATTTCAGGACGAGCATGGCGTGACTCAGGTGCGTTCCGCGCTGCTGTCCTACCTGCAGGAATGCGTGACCGGAACGGTGCAGCCCGTGAACCTGCCGCAAACGCCCATGTATCTGGACGCTGTTCTGGGCGGCGTGGATCTGGTCGGCGGACTGGCTCCGCGCGTGGACGGCCGGGAACTGGCCGTGCTGTCGCTGGACGGTCTGCCTCTGGAAAGCTGGCCCGCCATGTTGTCGGCGCTGGAAGGGCTGCCTCTGGCCTCGCGCTTCTGCTCCCGGTTCATCTTCATGGATCAGGTGGACGCGCTCAAGGAACTGGATCGGTACCGCAAGACATGGCGGCAGCAGGTCTTCCGGATTTTCGACGCCATGTTCAACAATCCCAATGCCCGGGCCAACCGGGACGCACTGCGCATGTCCGAGGATGCGGAAGAGGCCATTGCCGCTGTGCAGGGCGCACAGGTCGGAGCCGGATTCTACACCTCGTGCATCGTGCTTATGCACGAGGACGCGAATCTGCTTCGGGACTGGACGCGCGAGCTGCGGCGGGAAATCCAGTCCCTGGGCTTCGGGTGCCGGATCGAGAACGTGAACGCGCTTGAAGCGTGGCTGGGCACGCATCCCGGCAACTTCTTTGCCAATGTCCGTCGCCCCATGATCAATACCCTGAATTTTGCCGACCTCCTTCCGCTTGCCTCCATATGGCCCGGCCGGGAAACCAATCCATCCCCCCTTTTCCCGGTCGGGTCGCCTCCCCTGATGCAGTGTGCCACGGACGGGGCCACCCCGTTCCGGCTGAACCTGCATGTGGGCGACCTCGGGCATACCCTGATCTTCGGTCCCACGGGCGCGGGCAAGAGTACGCTGCTCGGAATTCTCGCGGCCCAGTTCCGGCGTTATGCCGGGGCCACGGTGTTCTGCTTTGACAAGGGCCGGTCCATGTACGCGCTGTGCAAGGCGGTCGGCGGCACGCATTACGACGTGGGCTCCGAATCGGACGAGCTGGCCTTCTGCCCGTTGCAGCATGTGGATTCCGAGGCCGAGCAGGGCTGGGCAGAGGAATACGTCGGCAATCTGGTCGCGCTTCAGGGCGTGGACGTGCTGCCGGCGCATCGCAACGCCATGCATCAGGCCATGCTTCTGCTGCGCGAATCGCCTGCGGACATGCGGTCCCTCACGGACTTCTATCATCTGCTTCAGGATCAGGAGCTGCGCGCCGCGCTGGAACACTACACCACGCAGGGAGCCATGGGGCGGCTGCTGGATGCCCAGACCGACACCATGAACCTTTCGGACTTCATGGTCTTCGAGCTCGAGGAACTCATGAACCTCGGGGAAAAGAACCTGATTCCGGTGCTGCTGAACATTTTTCATCGCATGGAGTCCCGCCTCCACGGCCAGCCCGCGCTGCTGGTGCTGGACGAGGCGTGGATCATGCTCGGGCACCCCGTGTTCCGGGCCAAGATCCGGGAATGGCTCAAGGTCATGCGCAAGGCGAACGTGGCCGTCGTGCTGGCCACGCAATCCCTTTCCGACGCCGTGGACTCCGGCATCTTCGACGTGCTGGTGGAATCCTGTCCGACCAAGATCCTGCTGCCCAATCTGGCGGCGCGTCAGGATCGGCAGGTGGGTTTGTATCAGGGCATGGGCCTGAATTCCCGACAGATCGACATCGTAGCCCAGTCGGTTCCCAAGCAGGACTACTACGTGATTTCCCCGGAAGGGCGGCGGCTCATCAGCCTTGCGCTGGGACCGCTCGCGCTTTCGTTCGTGGGTGTTTCGGACAAGGAGAGCATTGCGGAAATCCGCAAGCTGGAGGCCGAGTTCGGCCGCAAATGGCCCGAGGAGTGGGTGAGACTGAGGAGGTCGCATGCATCGTTTCGCAAGTAG
- the trbJ gene encoding P-type conjugative transfer protein TrbJ — MHRFASRWMAAIGLMVLVVVCVVFGPERSGARTVYCVNCSNRFVQSLERATSVEQLATIMDQYSEDVMQTEQQVMMVKQNIEQLAYMLKNTKTLNRYTLRSLQNRFRRLGRLVGKVSRQKGEVEVLEDVYRTTYPNYGDVKGLVWKDTPEDAAERQRRWKDWSERVDQATMATFRLSGSQLSEIADSDAFDAHVQKLLNDPEGRMEALQAANQLAALQISETRSLRALLASSIQQNSQVDSKQEKESQTSHEEWKTLFSHTLDDVKMEKMRPGPSNQF, encoded by the coding sequence ATGCATCGTTTCGCAAGTAGATGGATGGCCGCAATCGGCCTGATGGTTCTGGTCGTCGTGTGCGTGGTGTTCGGTCCGGAGCGGAGCGGTGCGCGCACCGTGTACTGCGTGAACTGCTCCAACCGTTTCGTTCAGTCCCTTGAGCGCGCCACCAGCGTGGAACAGCTCGCCACGATCATGGATCAGTACTCCGAGGATGTGATGCAGACCGAACAGCAGGTGATGATGGTCAAGCAGAACATCGAGCAGCTCGCCTACATGCTCAAGAACACCAAGACCTTGAATCGCTACACCCTGCGCAGCCTGCAGAACCGCTTCAGGCGGCTGGGTCGTCTGGTGGGCAAGGTCAGTCGCCAGAAGGGTGAGGTGGAAGTGCTGGAGGACGTGTACCGCACCACATACCCGAACTACGGGGACGTGAAGGGACTGGTCTGGAAGGACACGCCCGAGGACGCAGCCGAACGTCAGCGGCGTTGGAAGGATTGGTCCGAACGTGTGGATCAGGCCACCATGGCCACGTTCCGGCTCTCCGGCAGCCAGCTGTCCGAGATAGCGGATTCGGACGCCTTCGACGCCCATGTGCAGAAGCTGCTCAACGATCCCGAAGGCCGCATGGAAGCCCTTCAGGCCGCAAACCAGCTGGCCGCGCTTCAGATCAGCGAGACCCGTTCCCTGCGTGCGCTTCTGGCCTCGTCAATCCAGCAGAATTCGCAGGTTGACAGCAAGCAGGAAAAGGAAAGCCAGACGTCCCATGAAGAATGGAAGACTCTGTTTTCACATACGTTGGACGATGTGAAGATGGAAAAGATGCGCCCCGGGCCGTCAAACCAATTCTAG